The Mercurialis annua linkage group LG2, ddMerAnnu1.2, whole genome shotgun sequence genome contains a region encoding:
- the LOC126668549 gene encoding protein FAR1-RELATED SEQUENCE 5-like: MATLKVVMYYNGFWDEDFNYSNFKIKGILVKHDVDFETLKTLIYGVLNVNYGETELHIKYQLEPNQQAVDIDDNESLRFYIELKRDDVRITCFPLCITTRRYETQNFNEINTVETVDEMNEDKNENSYSSHTSMDIVSYAEMIFKQTKLEEEEGTTIEDGDNEIVSSPKVKKIFKGQVFKDKQIMKSCLCFFAIENNFQFAASKSCKLEYVIHCLDDNCNWRLRASRDGKTSMFVIRRMDNIHPCPPNIRTEEQRQATSSVIGDLIKSKFMNIKTVYTPADIISDIQRDYGVILNYNKAWRSRGKALELLRGEPRDSYSILPSSLNMLMKTNPGSVVELKISEGNTFQSVFIALSASIKGWNFCRPVIAVDGTFLKSTYGGTLLTASTQDSGGKIFPLAFCVVDSENDESWQYFFEKIKGAFGEKEKLCIVSDRHDSIRKAVSSIFPLATHGICAYHLLCNVQRHFKTNPKSLKDCFFGAAKAYTIKSFDYFMGELDSINVGIRPYLDDIGFETWARAHSTDNRYSTMTSNIAESINAAIKSVRELPIATLLEYLRVLVQEWSNKNRNLASYTMTKLTSKAEEALRDNYAISQRMKVIPSVTSIYSVEDGDKTLIVNLIEKTCTCCRFQKDELPCARAIAIFCKYHMDPYQYCSAFFTKENLVKIYEAIVYPMPSQSDWDETEESEAIEVLSPIGKIPPGKPKKQRMKGASKGRDKYKCSKCEKRGHNKKTCRNLAK, translated from the exons ATGGCTACATTGAAGGTTGTTATGTACTATAACGGATTTTGGGATGAAGATTTTAACTACTCAAATTTTAAGATCAAGGGAATTTTAGTTAAACACGATGTGGATTTTGAGACTTTGAAAActttgatttatggtgtattgaATGTTAACTATGGAGAAACTGAATTACACATCAAATATCAGTTGGAACCAAATCAACAAGCTGTGGATATAGATGATAATGAAAGCCTTCGATTCTATATTGAACTTAAAAGGGATGATGTAAGAATTACATGTTTTCCATTGTGCATCACAACTAGAAGGTATGAGACGCAAAACTTCAATGAAATAAACACTGTTGAAACAGTTGACGAAATGAATGAAGACAAAAATGAGAATTCATATTCCAGCCATACATCAATGGATATTGTTTCATATGCTGAAATGATATTCAAGCAAACAAaacttgaagaagaagaaggaacgACAATCGAAGACGGCGATAATGAAATCGTATCGTCACCAAAAGTCAAGAAAATATTTAAAGGGCAAGTTTTCAAGGATAAACAAATTATGAAATcatgtttgtgtttttttgcAATTGAGAACAACTTTCAGTTTGCAGCTAGTAAGTCGTGCAAGCTCGAATATGTAATTCATTGCCTGGATGATAATTGCAACTGGAGGTTGAGAGCTTCAAGGGATGGAAAAACAAGCATGTTTGTTATAAGAAGAATGGACAATATTCACCCATGTCCGCCAAATATTAGAACGGAAGAACAGAGGCAAGCAACATCTTCGGTAATTGGCGACTTGATAAAATCAAAGTTCATGAATATTAAAACAGTTTACACACCTGCAGATATTATTTCCGACATCCAAAGAGATTATGGAGTTATTTTGAATTACAACAAGGCATGGAGATCAAGAGGGAAAGCACTTGAACTGCTTAGAGGTGAACCAAGAGATTCATATTCAATTTTGCCTAGTTCTTTGAATATGCTTATGAAAACAAACCCAGGATCAGTTGTAGAACTAAAAATATCAGAGGGGAATACATTTCAATCTGTTTTCATAGCTCTGAGTGCATCCATAAAGGGGTGGAATTTTTGTAGACCGGTAATTGCAGTTGATGGGACTTTTTTAAAATCAACCTACGGAGGAACACTCCTAACTGCATCTACCCAAGATTCTGGAGGTAAGATATTTCCACTTGCCTTTTGTGTCGTTGATTCTGAAAATGATGAGTCTTGGCagtatttttttgagaaaataaaaggAGCTTTTGGTGAAAAGGAAAAGCTATGTATTGTATCCGATAGACATGATAGCATACGTAAGGCTGTAAGTTCAATATTTCCTCTTGCTACTCATGGTATTTGCGCGTATCATCTATTGTGTAACGTCCAGCGACACTTTAAAACTAATCCTAAGAGTTTGAAGGATTGTTTTTTTGGGGCTGCAAAGGCATACACtattaaaagttttgattattTCATGGGAGAACTAGATAGCATAAACGTCGGAATACGACCATACCTTGATGATATTGGGTTCGAAACGTGGGCAAGAGCACATTCAACTGATAACAG GTATTCCACGATGACATCGAATATTGCTGAGTCTATTAATGCAGCAATAAAATCAGTAAGGGAATTACCTATTGCAACACTTCTAGAGTATTTGAGAGTTTTGGTTCAAGAATGGAGCAACAAAAATAGGAATTTAGCTTCTTATACTATGACCAAGCTTACAAGTAAGGCAGAAGAAGCCCTTAGGGATAATTATGCCATATCTCAAAGAATGAAG GTTATTCCATCGGTAACATCTATATACAGTGTGGAAGACGGCGACAAAACTTTAATAGTAAATCTCATTGAGAAGACGTGTACTTGTTGTAGATTTCAAAAAGATGAGCTACCGTGTGCACGTGCAATTGCAATCTTTTGCAAATACCACATGGATCCCTATCAATACTGTTCTGCTTTTTTCACAAAAGAGAATCTAGTTAAAATATATGAGGCTATTGTTTATCCGATGCCCAGCCAAAGCGATTGGGATGAGACAGAAGAAAGTGAAGCTATTGAAGTACTTTCTCCGATTGGAAAGATTCCACCTGGAAAGCCTAAGAAACAAAGAATGAAAGGAGCTTCGAAAGGACGTGATAAATATAAATGTAGCAAATGTGAAAAACGGGGACATAACAAGAAGACATGTCGTAATCTTGCAAAATGA